One bacterium DNA segment encodes these proteins:
- a CDS encoding cysteine synthase family protein translates to MSVLDSIGNTPLVELTRVNAGSRVRLLAKLEGANPGGSVKDRIALEMVRDGLERGALRPGKTILEATSGNTGIGLAMVGAALGVPVKLTMPECVSLERRRTLEAFGAELVLTEGCLGTDGAIRMAERIYEADPETYFLPDQFKNPANILAHYRHTGREIWEQARGEVDAFVAGLGTTGTVMGVGRRLKEHRPATQIVAIEPTVGHKIQGLKNMEESIVPAIYRPGELDRKLTVRDEDAFAMTRRLAQEEGLFVGMSSGAAVVGALEVARDMTAGTVVVLIPDRGDRYLSTNLFTSICAQCPP, encoded by the coding sequence GTGAGCGTTCTCGATTCCATCGGCAACACCCCCCTCGTCGAGCTGACCCGCGTCAACGCCGGCTCCCGGGTGCGCCTGCTCGCCAAGCTCGAGGGCGCCAACCCCGGCGGCTCGGTCAAGGACCGCATCGCGCTGGAGATGGTGCGGGACGGGCTCGAGCGCGGGGCGCTGCGACCCGGCAAGACGATCCTGGAGGCGACATCCGGCAACACCGGCATCGGGCTCGCGATGGTCGGGGCCGCGCTCGGCGTGCCGGTCAAGCTGACGATGCCCGAGTGCGTGAGCCTGGAGCGGCGGCGCACCCTCGAGGCCTTCGGCGCCGAGCTGGTTCTCACCGAGGGCTGCCTCGGCACGGACGGCGCGATCCGGATGGCCGAGCGCATCTACGAGGCGGACCCCGAGACCTACTTCCTCCCCGACCAGTTCAAGAACCCGGCGAACATCCTCGCGCACTACCGCCACACCGGGCGCGAGATCTGGGAACAGGCGCGCGGCGAGGTGGACGCCTTCGTCGCGGGGCTCGGGACGACGGGCACCGTGATGGGCGTCGGCCGGCGTCTCAAGGAGCACCGGCCCGCGACGCAGATCGTCGCCATCGAGCCGACCGTCGGGCACAAGATCCAGGGACTCAAGAACATGGAGGAGTCGATCGTGCCGGCGATCTACCGGCCCGGGGAACTCGACCGCAAGCTCACGGTGCGCGACGAGGACGCGTTCGCGATGACGCGCCGGCTCGCGCAGGAAGAGGGGCTCTTCGTCGGCATGTCCAGCGGGGCGGCGGTCGTCGGCGCGCTCGAGGTCGCCCGCGACATGACGGCCGGCACCGTGGTCGTGCTGATCCCCGACCGCGGCGACCGCTACCTGTCGACGAACCTCTTCACGTCGATCTGCGCGCAGTGCCCTCCGTAG